Genomic DNA from Nonomuraea rubra:
GAGAGGCAAAGACGAAATGTCAGCGGATGGCATAGGGGATTCCTATGGCAAAAGCCGGATCGGCGGCTCCGCCTGTATGATCTGCCATGTGATGTCCGGCAGAGCCCGGAGCCCGCGCCGCCCCGCGACGGAAGGAACCTGGGGCCGCGTGCGCGCCGCTGCCCGACTCACCCTGAGCATGGAGAGGGGGTGAGCCGCATGACCGGAACCCTCCTGAACGCCGGTGACGAGATCGAGGTCGTCGTCACGTTCGCGAAGCCGTTCGGGCTCTTCGTCGAGTCCGACTCTGGTGTGCGAGGGCTCGTCCGCGGTGGTGGTGCCGTGACCGGCGCCACGGTACGCGTACGCGTGATCGAGTTCGACGCGGCCGAGTCGCGCTTCAGCGCGAAGCTCGCCGACTGACGAGGCGGCCCGGCCGGCCCACTGGGCCGGCCGGGCCGTCCGTACGGAGTGGCTAGGCGTGGACCCCGGACAGCGCGAAGAACTCCTGCCGGGAGCGCGGATCCTCGCGAAGCAGCCCCTGCAGGGCCGAGGTCACCGTACGGGACCCGCGGGCCTGCACGCCGCGCATCGACATGCACAGGTGCTCGGCCTCGATGACCACGCCGACGCCCTTGGGCGCCAGGTGCTCCTGCAGCCAGCCGGCCACCTGCTTGGTCAACCGTTCCTGCACCTGCAGGTCGCGGGCGAACAGCTCGACGACGCGGGCCAGCTTCGACAGCCCCAGGATGCGGTCACCCGGCAGGTAGCCCACGTGTGCCACGCCCTGGAAGGGCAGCAGGTGGTGCTCGCACAACGACTGCACGGGGATGTCGCGCGCCAGGACGAGTTCGTCGTACCCCTCCTCGTTGGGAAAGGTCGTCAGGTTGAACTCGCGCGGCGCCAGCAACTCCGCGTAGGCGTGCGCGACCCGTCTCGGCGTGTCGGCCAGGTGCTCCGACGTCGCGTCCCGGCCCAGCGCGGTCAGCAGGTCGGCCACCGCCCGTTGCGCGGCCGCGAGGTCCACACCGTCCTGTCCGCGCACCACCCGCAGGCGTCTGTGCTGGTGGTCGGGGGACGCATCACTGGCCGGCTGCGCAACGGACTCACTCATGCCACGGGGACCCTTCTTCTATTGACGAGTTTCGTTAACATTAGAAGGAGTGCGGCAATTCAGTCAACAGAAGTGGGTTTTAGAATGGGCGAGGTCGATGGGGCATGGCCGGCACACGTCTCCGCCGTCGCGGCGCTGGACGAGCCGACCCGGCGCCGCCTGTACGAGTTCGTGGTCAGGCAGGCCGCGCCGGTGGGCCGCGACGAGGCCGCCGACGCCGTGCAGGCCCCCCGCAACACCGTCTCCTTCCACCTGGACAAGCTGGTGGCCGAAGGGCTGCTCGAAGCCGTCTACCAGCGCCGCACCGGCCGTACCGGCCCCGGCGCCGGCCGCCCGGCCAAGCTCTACCGGCGCGCGCCGGGGCAGATCGCCGTCTCCCTGCCCGACCGGCGCTACGAAACCGCCGCCCACCTGCTCGCCGACGCCCTCCAGGAAGCGCACGCCTCGGGCGAGCCGCCCCGCACGGTGCTCGACCGGCGCGCCCGCGAGCTGGGGCGAGAGCTCGGCCGCAACGCCCGCACCGGGCTCATGGAGGCCCTGGAGGCACTCGGCTTCGAGCCCCGCGCCGCCGGCGACACCATCGCCCTCGTCAACTGCCCCTTCCACAACCTGGCCCAGCGGCACACCGAACTGGTCTGCGGCATGAACCTGTGCCTCGTCTCCGGCCTCCTCGAAGGCCTCGCCGCGACGGACGTCACCGCCCGCCTGGAGCCCGCCCCCGAACACTGCTGCGTCCGCCTCCACCCGGCCCGCTGAGCGCGACCCACCGGCCGGAGGCTGAACGAATCACCGGCCGTGGGCATCTCATCTCCCAAGGACACGCCGTCGTCGCGAACGGGGATGCAGATGAACACCACACCTCCGCCATCCAGGCGAGCCGTCCTCCAGGAAGCCGCCCTCCGGCGGGCCGTTCAACGGGGAGCCGTCCTCCGGCGTGCCGTCGCGGTGCCCCTGGCTGCGACCACGCTCATCGGCGTGCTGGGCGCCGTCCCCGCGCACGCCACCTCCGACCGGCAGCCCGCCGCTTCGCGCATCCCCGGCGGATTCCTCCTGTACGAGGGCAAGGCCGCCAGGCAGAAGGCCGCCGAACGGCTCGGCCGGGCGACCTGGACCACCACCGACCGCCGTGACGTGCCGTTCCTGGTCGATCCCTGCGCCACGAAGCAGAGCACCGACCCGGGCCGCCGGGCGGCGCGCACCATCACCGGCGACAGCGTCGAATGGGACGACACCCACTCCGAGCAGCTGATCGTCTACCGGGACGCGAGTGCCGCCCGAGCGGCCGTGCAGGGCCTGCGCGCGCAACTGCGCCGCTGCGCCGCCCGGGACGCGGGCGGCGGCCACACGTTCATCCACGCCACGAGGCCGGCGCGCATCGGCGACGAGGCGTTCCTGGTGAAGGGCTTCTTCGTCGCCTCCGGTATGGCCGGCACGGTGGCGCGGCAGGGCCGGGCGATCGTGATCTACACCTTCTCCGATCATCCCGAGGGCTGGCCGGAGTCGAAGTTCGGCGGGAAACAGGCGCGGGCCATGATCGCGAAGCTGGCCCGCAGTCCTCTCGGGAGCCGGGGGCCCGCGTGAGATTCCGGCGGGGATCTCGAACGATGGCGTCTCAGGCGGGCGCAGCTCGGGCAGTACGGCGCCGTCGAAGTGCTCGGCGTAGCGCCGGGCGCCCTCGGGCGTCGTACGGCGCTCAGCACGCCCAGGACGACATGTTCGGCGACACGCGGCTGCTGCGCGAGGCGCGGACCGGCGCGGGAGAGAACCGTTCTACGCGACCAGGTGTCTAACGAGCCATGGGGATGAAAAAGATCAAGCGCCTGGTCGCCGCCGGCATCGTGATCGGCGGCGTCGGAGCCGCGGCGACCGTCCCGGCCGCCGCGGCCGACACGACCAAGACGGTGTCCTTCAGGGGCATGCAGCTGAAGATCCCGTCCGGCTGGAAGGTGTACCGCCATTCCACCGGCGACGGTCCCACCGTGCAGGTGGTGACGGGGACCTGCCCGGAGAAGGGGTCGTACGTGGAGTGCGACTCGTTCGAGCTGTACGGGCCGAAGGCGATCAGGACCGGCCACGAGCTGTCGCCGTACACCGGCAAGAGACCCTGGCACCCGAGCACCGGCGTGGTTCCCTGCCCCGCCGACGACAAGCTGTGGTGGTCCTTCCCCACGCACAAGCCGGCCGTGGCCGCCACGCGCCCGGCCGGGCGCGGCCACCAGGCCCAGTACCGGGCCTGGGCCGCGCACTGCAGGAACGACAAGGGCAAGAAGGTGTCGGCCTTCACCGAGCGGGTCTGGCACCTGCGCGAGGCCGGGATCGTGGTCGTGGACGTCTGGGACACCCCGGGCCTGGCGACGATTCTCAAGCGCGCGACGTGGGGGTGACCCGGACGGTTCGCCCCGGCCGCCGACCGTGAGAAAACCTGACCGCGCGGCCGGTCACGGCTTGAAGGCGACGCCGCCGTGCGCGTCGATGAACGGGGCCTCTCCCTCGTCCTCCGGCCGCCACCGCGTGATCGGCGCCAGCCCGGGCTCCACCAGGTCGAGCCCGTCGAAGCACTCGGCCAGCTCCTCCAGCGAGCGCAGGTAGTACGGGACGGCCCCGCTCTCGGCCAGCTTGTCGCTGCCCTCGGCGACCGCCTCACCCGTCGCCGTGCCGTCCCACAGCACCATGGCGCTGCCGGACGGCACGGCCTCCATGACCCTGTCGATGATGGACCGCATCACGTGCAGGTCTTCCACGTAGCCGAGAACGCCCATGAACATCACGGCGATCGGCTGCGTGAAGTCGAGGACCTTGCGGGCCTCGGAGATGATCTGCTCGGGCTGGTGGTAGTCGCCGTCCACGTAGGCGGTCACGCCCTCGGGGGAGGTGTTCCTGAGCAGCGCGCGGGCGTGCACGAGCACCAGCGGGTCGTTGTCGACGTAGACGATGCGCGCGGTGGGGTCGAGCGCCTGGGCGACCTCGTGGGTGTTCTGCATCGTCGGCAGCCCGGTGCCGATGTCGAGGAACTGGGAGATCCCGGCCCCGGCGACGAGGTGGCGCACCGCCCGGATGAGGAACCCGCGCGACTGCACGGCCATCTGGACGATCTCCGGGTAGACCTCGGCCACGGCGTCCCCCGCGGCCCGGTCGGCGGCGAAGTTGTCCTTGCCGCCCATCCAGTAGTTCCAGATGCGGGCGGCGTGCGGGATCTCGGGCTTGATCCTCGCGGTGACGTCGGAGCGATCGTTGCTCATCGTGAGGCTTTCTGTGGGGGAGAGGCTGCTACAGCTTCGCGAGAGAAGAGCTAGGTATGCGACGTACGGTGCCATTGTGGCAGGCGCGCGCCACAGCAAGGACCACGCCACCTGTCGTTAAAGTGCAGTATGTTGCGGTTTCGAGGCGTCAGGGCCCCGATGTTCTGATCTCCATTTAAGGAACCCCGCATGAGTACGCACGATGTCCAGGAGATGCGCCAGGCGGTGCTGCGCTTCCTCGCCTCGCTCGACACCGAGCGGCGCGCCGCGGCCACGGCGGCGTTCGGCTCGCCGGAGCGCACCGAGTGGTCCTACCTGCCCGGTCCGCGTCCGGGGCTGCCGCTGGTCGAGATGACCACGGGGCAGCAGGAGCTGGCGCTGGTTCTGCTCGACCTCGGCTGCGGCCTGGCCGGGGCGCGCGTCGCGAGAGGCGTCATCGAGCTGGAGCGCGTCCGGCGCCGACTGGTGACCGGCGTCGACGAGATCGACGGCGACCGTTACTGGTTCCGGGTGTTCGGCGAGCCGGGAGGGCCGCAGCCGTGGGCGTGGCGGGTCAACGGTCACCACCTCGCGGTGCACATCACGGTCGTGGGCGACTCGATCGCCGTCACGCCGAGCTTCCTGGGCGCCGAGCCGGCCCTGGTGCTGTCGGGACCGCAGCGGGGCCTGCGGCTGCTCGCCGAGGAGGAGGAACTGGGCCGGGCCCTGCTCGCCGACCTCGGCCCGCGCCTGCGGTCGATCGCGATCACCGGCGAGGTGGCCCCGGACGACGTGCTCACCCGCAACGATCCCGTCGCCGACCTCGACCGCATCTCCCGCGGGCTGCCCTACGGCGACATGACGGCGTCGTCCAGGGACCTGCTCGAGCGGCTCGTCCGCCGCTACTTCGACCGCGCCCCCGGCTGGTACGGCGAGACCTGCTGGCAGCACGCGCTCGAAGCCGGACTCGACCGGGTGACGTTCGCCTGGATGGGGTCCGACCAGCGCGGGCAGGGGCACTACTACTGCGTCGCCGGGCCCACGTTCCTGCTGGAGTACGACAACACCCAGGACGAGGCCAACCACATCCACTCCGTCTGGCGCGACGTGCGCAACGACTGGGGCGTGGACCTGCTCGCGCGGCACTACGCCGACCAGCACTGACCCCGGCTCCGACCGGCTCAGGCGGCCACCGGGCAGTTATCCGCCAGGCCCCCTGACGACCGCCCGAGGGCGGGCCTGCCTGCAGCGGCCGGTTGCTGCTCCCGGAGCTGGACGAGCCCCTGGAGGTGCGGTTCTGGACGACCTCCGCCGAGGTGGCGGCCCGCGCGGTCACGGCGGCCCGGCGCGGGACCGGGGAGTGCGGCCGATCGGACGGCGAAGCGCTCAAGGACGTGTCCGGCTGAAGGTCAGGATCGGTACAGCCCGATCTGGCGGTAGACGCTCTTCAGGTAGTCGAGCATCCCGGCGGCGTCCGGCGGGTCGGGCTGGAGCACGCGCCAGGTGACGGCTCCGGCCATCATGTCGATGAGCACGTCGAGGTCGGCGTCCGCCGCCACCGTGCCGTCCTGCTGGGCGCGGCGCAGCATGGCGGCGGCCAGGTCGCGGCGCGGCAGGATGTGGTGCTTCCAGTAGACGGCCATGAGCTGCGGATGGCTGACGGCCGAGCCCATCATCCGGGCGACCAGCGCGCGGAAGGCCGGGCTCGCGGTCGTCTCCGCCGCCGTCTTCAGGCCGCCTTCGATGATCTCGTGGGGGTCGAGCGCCTGGACGTCGCCGGGGGAGGGGACCAGGTCGGCGCTGACCGTCTGCTCGACGGCCTGGGCGATCAGGTCCTCCTTGGTGCTCCAGCGGCGGTAGACGGTGAGCTTGCCGACGCCGGCCCGCTTGGCGATCTGCTCCATGCTGGTGCCCTCGACGCCGCGCTCGATGAACAGCTCCAGCGCGGCGCGCAGGATGGCGGCGTCGGTCTCGGGGTCGCGGGGGCGTCCGCGTCCTCGGCGGTCGGTCAAGCGAGGGCTCCGTCCAGCCAGCGGGTGGGGTCGCCCTTGCAGGCCAGGTGGGCGTCCGGGCGTACGAGCATAGCGGGCAGCGCCTCCACCGGGCGGAGGTGGACGACGCGGTCGCCGAGGCGCCGCCGGGCGGCCTCGAACAGGGCGCCGTCGCCGACGGCCGCCCAGCGGCCGCGCAGCTCGGCGTGCAGCCGGGTGCGGGTGCCGTCGGTGCGTTCGCAGGCCACGTCGGGGACGCGGTCGCCCGGCCGTGGCCGGCCGCCGCGTCCGCCGAGCGGGCCGCGCCGGTAGCTGACCCAGAGCTGGGAGGTGGTGTACGTGGTCCAGCGCTGCACCACGGGCAGGTTGAACGCCGGCACCATGACGCGGTCGCGCAGGAACCGGCCGACGGGCCCGGAGGCGATGTTGACCTTGGTGGTGGCGGTGCTGCCGCGCAGGACCTGGGTGGCCAGCGGCCGGCGTTCGGCCTGGTAGGTGTCCAGCAGCCGCTCGCCCGCCAGGCCGCCGATCACGAGCGCCAGCTTCCAGGCCAGGTTCTCGGCGTCGCCGAGCCCGGTGAGCATGCCCTGCCCGCCGAACGGCGCGTGCACGTGCGCGGCGTCCCCGGCCAGCAGGATCCGGCCGCGCCGGTAGGCGTCGGCCAGGCGGCGGTGCACGCTGAACAGCGACGCCCAGGACGCGTCCAGCAGCCGGATGCCGCCGAGCCCGGTACGCGCCGGCAGGATGCGGCGCATGCGCTCGACGATCTGCTCCTCGCTCGGCTTGTCCTCGCGGAAGGCGGGGTCGTAGGCGAGCAGCCGCCACTGGCCGCCGGGCATCGGCATCGCGCCCAGCATGCCGTCCGGGTGGACCCAGCCGCTGGTGCCGGAGCGGTCGAGGGTGGTGTCGAGGCGGGCGTCCACGAGCAGGAACCGTTCGCTGACCTTGACGCCGGGGAAGGCGATGCCGGCCAGCTTGCGTACCGTGCTGCCGGTCCCGTCGCAGCCGACGAGCCAGCCCGCCCGCACGGTACGGCCGTCGCCCAGCACGGCGGTGACCCCGGAGGCGTCCTGGTCGGCGGCCACCACGGCGGAGCCCCATTCGGGCTGCCCGCCCAGCTCGGCCAGGCGTTCGCGCAGCCGCGCCTCGACGCGGGCCTGGGAGATCACCAGCGGGGGAGCGGCGGTGTTCAGGCCGGGGTCGCCGAACCGGATGCGCATCATCGGGCGGTCGCCGGCGTAGGTGGTGATCGTCATCGCCCGGACGGACTCCTCGGGCAGGCCGGTGAGCGCGTCCAGCCGGTCGAGCACCTCGGAGCCGCGCGCGTGCACGAAGTTGGCCCGCGAGGTGGTGGCCGGGCCGGGAGCCTTGTCGACCACCCGCACCCGGACGCCGTGCTGCAGGAGGGCGATGGCCAGCGCCAGGCCGACCGGCCCGGCCCCCGCCACGAGGACGTCGGCTTCCATGGAGGCACCTCATCATTAATTAACGATACGGTTCCGTAAACAAATAGCACGGGGCGCGGCCGTGACACAACCATGACATGACGCTGACGAGCCGGGGACACCGCCGCCCCAGAGTGGATCGGGCCGTCACCCCGCCACTGAGGAAGGCTCTATTGATCGTGACTGAACGCTCGCGCGTGGCCGTGCTGGCGGGCGGGCCCTCCGCCGAGCACGAGGTGTCGCTGCAGTCGGCGCAGGCCGTGCTGGACGCCCTGCCCAGGGATCTGTACGAGCCGGTCCCCGTGATCATCGACCGGCAGGGCAGGTGGCCGGTGGAGCTGCGGCGCGACCTGGTGGACGTGGTCTTCCCCGTGCTGCACGGCCCGTTCGGCGAGGACGGCGTCGTCCAGGGACACCTGGAGACGCTGGGCATCCCGTACGTGGGCTGCGGCGTGCTGGCCTCGGCCGTGGCGATGGACAAGGTCGCCATGCGGCGCGCGTTCCTCGCGGAGGACATCCCCGTCACCCCGCACGTGTGGTTCACCGAGCACGACTGGCGCACCGCCACCGACCCCTGGGGCCTGGTGAAGCCGCTCGCCTGGCCGATGTACGTCAAGCCGGCCAACATGGGCTCCTCCATCGGCATCTCCCGCGTCACCTCCATGGACGAGCTGCGCGCGGGCGTGGACCTGGCGCTGGCCCACGACCGGGTGGTCGTCGTCGAGCAGGGCGTGGCCGCGCGCGAGCTCATCTGCGGCGTGCTCGGCGGCTACGACACGCCGGACGTCTCGGTGCCGGGCGAGCTGATCGTGCCCGGCGAGTGGCTCGACTACGAGGCCAAGTACCTCAGCCGGGCCGAGATCGCCACCATCCCCGCCGAGCTGCCGGAGCGGGTGGCCGAGGAGGTGCGGGAGCTGTCCCTGCGCGCCTTCCGGGCCATCGGCGGCTACGGCCTGGCCCGCGTCGACTTCCTCTACGAGCACGACACCGGACGCCTGTACGTGGGAGAGATCAACACCATGCCCGGCTTCACCTCCCGTTCCGTCTACGCCAGGGCCTGGGCGGCGAGCGGGGTCCCGTACCCTGACCTGCTGCGCCGCCTCATCGACCTGGCGTTCGCCAGGAGCGGCTCGTGATCCCCATGACGCTGGCCGAGATCGCGCGCCTGCTCGACGCCGGCCTGCACGACGTACCCGACCCGGGGACGCCGGTGACGGCGCCCTCGGCGGTCGACTCCCGCGAGGTGGTGCCCGGCGGGCTGTTCGCCGCCACCGCCGGCGCCAACGTCGACGGCCACGACTTCGCGGCGGCCGCGGTCGCGGGCGGCGCCGCCGCCGTGCTGGCCTCGCGGCCAGTCGGCGTGCCTGCCCTCGTCGTCAAGGACGTCCAGCTCGCGCTCGGCCTGCTGGCCAGGCACCTGCTCGAACGCATCAGCCCGGCCGTGATCGGCCTGACCGGCTCCGTCGGCAAGACCACGACCAAGGACCTGCTGGCCCAGGTGCTCGAACCGCACGGGCCGACGGTCGCCACCGACCGCTCGTTCAACAACGAGCTCGGGCTGCCCCTCACCGTGCTGCGGGCCGACGCCGCCACGCGGTACCTGGTGCTGGAGATGGGCGCGGGCAGGAAGGGCGACCTGACGTACCTGACCGGCCTGGCACCGCCCCTGGCCGGGCTGGTGCTCAACGTCGGCACCGCGCACGCGGAGCGGATGGGAGGCGGCCGGGCCGCCGTGGCCGAGGCCAAGGGCGAGCTGGTCGAGGCGCTTCCCGCGGACGGGTTCGCCCTGCTCAACGCCGACGACCCGTACGTCAGGGGCATGGCCGGCCGCACCAGGGCGTCCGTCCTGCTGTACGGCAGGTCCCCGGAGGCGGTGGTGCGGGCCGAGAACGTGCGGATGGACGGCCGGGCACGACCGGCGTTCGAGCTGGTGACGCCCTCCGGCCGCGCCCCGGTCGAGCTCGGCCTCATCGGCGAGCACCAGGTGGGCAACGCCCTCGGCGCGGCCGCTGTCGCCACCGTGCTCGGCCTGGACGCCGCCGGGATCGCCGCGGGGCTGAACTCCGCACGGCGCCGCTCGGCGGGCCGCCTGGAGATCGTCGAACGGCCCGACGGCGTCACCGTCGTCAACGACGCCTACAACGCCAACCCCGAATCCATGCGCGCCGGGCTGCGGGCGGCCAAGGCCCTGGCCGGCGACCGCCGTACCGTCGCCGTGCTCGGCGCGATGGGACAGCAGGCGGACGCCTCCCGCGCCCGGCACGCGGAGATCGGCCGCCTCGTCGCAGATCTCCGTTTCGACGTGCTGATCGCGGTCGGAGCCGGGGATCCGCTCGCGACGGCGGAGGCGGCACGCTCCCCGGGCCAGGGCGTGGCCGTCCACACCGTCGAGGACGTGGCCGGAGCCATCAGCCTGGCCACCGGCCTGGTCGAGCCGGGAGACGTGGTGTTCGTCAAGGCCTCCAGCGAGATCGGGCTCAGCGCCTGCGCCCGGGCGCTGGCCGGCACCAACCAGTGAAACGGAGTTCCATGCGCGCGATAGGCCTCATCGGCGGCTTGAGCTGGGAGTCGACGGTGATCTACTACCAGATCATCAACCAGCGGGTACGCGAGCGGCTCGGCGGCAGCCACTCAGCCAACAGCCTCATCTGGTCGATCGACTACACGACCGTCGAGAACCTCATCTTCGCCGACCGCTGGGACGAGGTGAGCGCGCTGCTGACCGGCGCGGGCAGGAAACTGGAGGAGCTCGGCGCCGGCGTCCTGCTCATCTGCAGCAACACCTTCAGCCGGGTGAGCGACGACGTGGCGCGGACCGCGAGCGTGCCCGTGCTGCACATCGCCGACGTCGTGGGCGCGGAGGTCCGCGCCAGGGGGATGCGCAAGGTCGGGCTGCTGGGCACGCGCTTCACCATGGAGCAGCCCTTCTACCGGGACCGGCTGGCCGCCCACGGCTTCGACGTGGTCGTCCCGCGGCGTGAGCAGCGCGAACTGGTCCACCGCGTGATCTTCGACGAGCTGGTGCGCGGCGTGATCAGCGAAGCGTCCAGGGACGCGTACGCCCGGATCGTCGCCGAGCTCGCGGACGACGGCGCGGAAGGCGTCATCCTCGGCTGCACGGAGATCGAGCTGCTGCTCGGCGAGAAGGACACCGCCGTCCCGGTGCTGCCGAGCGCCCGGCTGCACGCGGAGGCGGCGGCGGGCTTCGCGCTGGCCGGCTGACCCACCCGCGTCACGGCGCGACCGGCTCATGACGGGGCTCCGGTGAGCTGGGCGTGGAGGCGCCTGCACTCGTGGACGAAGCGGATCTTCCGGCGGCTGCGCGCGAACTCGCCGACGACCGGGATCTCCCCGCGCGCGCCGGTCCAGCGGGCCACGTCGGCGGCGAAGGCGACCAGGTCGGCGTGGGTCACGGTGATGCGCCGCCCCTCGCCAGGCAACATCGCCGGCAGCAGGGTGCGCAGGATGCGCCACACCTCGTGGTGCCCACCGGCGTCCGCCAGCTCGGTCAGGGCCGCGACGGCGGGACGGGTCTCCTTCCAGGTACGGCGCAGCACCAGCGCGAGCTGGCGGCCGATCGCCTCGGCGGGCAGCTCGCCCCTGGCGGCCAGGCGCAGGACCAGCGGGATCACGCCGGCCACGCTGTCGGCCAGGAGGAAGGCCAGGATCACCGCCGTGGACTCGCCCATCGGCCCCTGGGCGAGCTCCAGGCCGGCGATCTCCGCCGGAGTCAGCCCCGCGCCCCAGTGGCCGTACAGCAGGAAGGGCAGCAGGTTGACGGCCACGACCTCACGGTGCGAGGGCAGCATGGCGGGCCACGCCCCGAGCGTGCCGCCGGACTCGTCGGACCTCCAGCCGTCGGGCTGGCGCAGCAGCACCTCGTCGATCAGCCGATGGCCGGTCGGGGCCGTCACCCGCAGCTCCGGCTGCAGTCTGACCTCGGTGAAGTGTTCCGGCTCCGCGTCGCCGAAGTCGACCATGGACCCGCCCGCCATGTGCCGCCACACGAGGCCGCACCCGGGGTCGGCCAGGCCGTCACCGGCGAGCCAGCGGGCCGCCGAGCGGGCCGCCTCCGAGTCGACCTTGGCGGCCCGGTCGGCCGCGGCCGGGTGCCGGCCCCTGGGCAGCCGCAGCAGCGCCTGCGCCAGGTCGGCCGGGGGCGGCTCCACTTCGGCGGCGGCGCAGGTCTCCAGCCGGTCGACCAGCACGTCGGGGTCGAGGTGGCCGCTCATCCAGGTCGGCGTGGCCAGCAGCACCGGCGGCAGGGTGCCGTCGCGCAGGGCCGCGGCGAGTTCCACGTAGCGGTGCAGCAGGAAGTCGTGGAGCGGGGCGACCCCGCCGGGGCGCGGCAGCCGGTTGCGCCGCCGCCACTCCTCGTGCTCGGGCAGCGGCTCGGGCAGGTAGGAACGCAGCCGGGACGGGATGAACACGACGGTCACCTGCACGAGCGGCTCGTCCGGGCCCGGCGGGGGCACCGGCTCCCCGGCCCGCATCGCCGCGACCCGGGCGGGGTCCACGCCGAGCTCGGCCAGGTGCTCGTAGACGTCGTCGAGGACGTGGGACGGCATGGCCTCGCCCGAGTCGTCGTACAGGACGCCGGGCTTCGACCGCACCGGATGGGGGTGGCCCGGCAGCCAGTCGTCGTAGATCCTCTCGGCGCCGTCGGCGGGGGAGCCGTTCAGGTGGATCCGGCCCCCGGAGAAGGGGATCTGCCGGTCGCCCTCGCGGGCCACCGCCGCTTCCGGGCCGTCGTCGCTGGTCCAGGTGATGAAGAAGGCACGCAGCGGGGCGTCGTCGTCGAGGTAGCGGCCGGGCCGGTGGAAGCCGAAGCGGCCCATCGTGAACCGCAGGGGCTCCTCCGGGGCAGGCTCCTCGCCACGGGTGAGTTCGCGCACCTGGACGGAGTGGCTCGCGCCGTCCCAGAACTTCTCCGGCTCGATCGGCGGTGGCTCCGGCACGCTGCCGGGGGTGACGAGCTCGGCGGACAGCGCCGACTGCCAATCGGCGGGGTGCAGGAGCACGTCCCTGGAGCGCCAGTGGCCCTGGTGCTCCTCGACGTGGCGCCTGAGCTTACCGCTCAGCCCCGCCCGGTCCTCGGCGATCCCGGCGACGAAGGCCGCCAGCCAGCGTTCGTGGCCGACCCAGTGCTCGTGGTAGCCGGGGAAGATCGACGGCTCGGGGAACGGCCGCGCCTCCGGCACCTCGGGCAGCGGCGGGAACTCCTTCCGCTCCAGCAGCTCCCCGGCCGGGACCGCACCGCCGAACCGCCCGGCCAGCTTCGCGCCCAGGTCGGCGGGAAGGTGGCCGGCGCCGTCGAGGATCGCCTCGGCGTGCCCGTCGAACAGGGCGGCGTGCTTCAGGGTCAGCTCGGCCGCGCGGTTGCGCACGTCGAACGACTTGTGCGCGTACGCCGTGGTCAGCGCGGTCACGAAGTCGGCGGCCGATTCGGGCGTGGCCCGGATCGCCTGGTCGAGCCAGCGCAGGCCCGTGGCGGCGAACTTGGCCTCCTCCCGGAAGGTGAGCGCGTCCACGGCCTCGACCAGATCGGCGTGGTCGAGGGGCATCGCCGCGCGCACCTGCCCGGCGGCCAGCTCGGCGACCGTGCCCGGGGCCGACGGCAACAACCGCAGGTAGTCGCGCACGCGGGGAGCGGACTCCGCGGGCGTGGGGTCGAGCAGCGTGTGCAGCCGGACGAAGAACCGCAGGTCCTGCGGCTCGCCGCCGCGCAGGAAACGGCTCACGCAACCGTCGAGCACCTGCTCCCTGGGCAGGTCGCGGGCGGCGGCGGCCAGCCAGCGCGTCGGGCGGGGCTCCAGCCGTTCCTCGCGGAGGGCGCGGCCCGCGCCGTCGGCGGTGAAGACCCGGGGCAGCAGCACGGGGGTCAGCGGGTCACCCGGCACGCTCGGCGCGGCCAGCCACGCGGCCACCAGCGGGTCGTGGTCCGGCGGCACCGCGCCGGACTCCCGCAGCAGCGCCACGGCCAGCGGCGCGATGCGGTCGGCGGGACGGCGTATCCGCTGGGCCAGCCGGACCGCGACCTCGCGCCGCCACTCCAGGGGACGGGCGGCCGCCACCCGGCACACCAGGCCGACGTTGGGGTCCCTGGCCCAGCGGCGGTTGACGTCGCGGCTGGTCATCCACGTCACGGCCGCCGCCGGGCCGGTGATCACGCCGACCCCGGCCAGCAGCAGCCCGCCGGCCAGCTCGTCGAGCAGGT
This window encodes:
- a CDS encoding UDP-N-acetylmuramoyl-tripeptide--D-alanyl-D-alanine ligase — protein: MIPMTLAEIARLLDAGLHDVPDPGTPVTAPSAVDSREVVPGGLFAATAGANVDGHDFAAAAVAGGAAAVLASRPVGVPALVVKDVQLALGLLARHLLERISPAVIGLTGSVGKTTTKDLLAQVLEPHGPTVATDRSFNNELGLPLTVLRADAATRYLVLEMGAGRKGDLTYLTGLAPPLAGLVLNVGTAHAERMGGGRAAVAEAKGELVEALPADGFALLNADDPYVRGMAGRTRASVLLYGRSPEAVVRAENVRMDGRARPAFELVTPSGRAPVELGLIGEHQVGNALGAAAVATVLGLDAAGIAAGLNSARRRSAGRLEIVERPDGVTVVNDAYNANPESMRAGLRAAKALAGDRRTVAVLGAMGQQADASRARHAEIGRLVADLRFDVLIAVGAGDPLATAEAARSPGQGVAVHTVEDVAGAISLATGLVEPGDVVFVKASSEIGLSACARALAGTNQ
- a CDS encoding D-alanine--D-alanine ligase family protein, encoding MTERSRVAVLAGGPSAEHEVSLQSAQAVLDALPRDLYEPVPVIIDRQGRWPVELRRDLVDVVFPVLHGPFGEDGVVQGHLETLGIPYVGCGVLASAVAMDKVAMRRAFLAEDIPVTPHVWFTEHDWRTATDPWGLVKPLAWPMYVKPANMGSSIGISRVTSMDELRAGVDLALAHDRVVVVEQGVAARELICGVLGGYDTPDVSVPGELIVPGEWLDYEAKYLSRAEIATIPAELPERVAEEVRELSLRAFRAIGGYGLARVDFLYEHDTGRLYVGEINTMPGFTSRSVYARAWAASGVPYPDLLRRLIDLAFARSGS
- a CDS encoding aspartate/glutamate racemase family protein, giving the protein MRAIGLIGGLSWESTVIYYQIINQRVRERLGGSHSANSLIWSIDYTTVENLIFADRWDEVSALLTGAGRKLEELGAGVLLICSNTFSRVSDDVARTASVPVLHIADVVGAEVRARGMRKVGLLGTRFTMEQPFYRDRLAAHGFDVVVPRREQRELVHRVIFDELVRGVISEASRDAYARIVAELADDGAEGVILGCTEIELLLGEKDTAVPVLPSARLHAEAAAGFALAG